Proteins found in one Takifugu rubripes chromosome 15, fTakRub1.2, whole genome shotgun sequence genomic segment:
- the cldn30c gene encoding claudin-4, whose translation MVSTGFQMLGAALGIVGWIGAIIACALPMWKVTAFIGSSIITAQTTWEGIWMNCVVQSTGQMQCKVYDSMLALGSDLQAARALVIISIMVGIIGILLAVAGGKCTNCVEDPTAKAKVGIAAGVAFIVAGILCLIPTCWTAHVVVRDFNNPLVPAAMKRELGAALYIGWGAAALMLIGGALLCCNCPKKDKGSYTARYNAARSEASAPASGKDYV comes from the coding sequence ATGGTGTCTACCGGGTTTCAGATGCTCGGGGCCGCCCTGGGGATCGTGGGCTGGATCGGCGCCATCATCGCCTGCGCCCTTCCCATGTGGAAAGTCACTGCCTTCATCGGGAGCAGCATCATCACCGCGCAGACCACCTGGGAGGGAATTTGGATGAACTGTGTGGTCCAGAGTACGGGCCAGATGCAGTGTAAGGTCTACGATTCCATGCTGGCCCTCGGCTCGGACCTCCAGGCGGCCCGGGCCCTTGTCATCATCTCCATAATGGTGGGGATCATTGGAATCCTGCTCGCCGTCGCTGGAGGGAAATGCACCAACTGCGTAGAGGACCCGACGGCCAAAGCCAAGGTGGGCATCGCAGCTGGAGTTGCCTTCATTGTGGCGGGGATCCTCTGCCTTATCCCCACCTGCTGGACAGCCCACGTCGTCGTCCGGGATTTCAACAACCCACTGGTGCCCGCCGCCATGAAACGAGAGCTGGGTGCCGCGCTGTACATCGGCTGGGGCGCAGCCGCCCTGATGCTGATTGGAGGTGCACTGCTGTGCTGCAACTGCCCAAAGAAAGACAAGGGCTCCTATACCGCACGATACAATGCCGCCAGGTCTGAGGCCTCAGCACCAGCCTCGGGGAAAGACTACGTCTGA
- the LOC101079688 gene encoding claudin-4 isoform X1: MEGQGRLIGGLALVLLGILGVCLACGLPMWRETSFVGANIITAQSVWDGLWLHCILQATGQMQCKRHTTSNTMTSDIQAGRALTLISILAGILGFLVTLLGGGVANCSGRPPDQLEHLSNYSSRKKACLLGGALCVIAGILCLISASWSAAITISVYNDPLVTAALKREVGSSVYIGWVSSLLLLLGGALICIVCGQETPRPLQYLNVPNSSVAPFSSSSTRPASIRADTMGSNNSRMSRAAQTELRAYNSLNKGPPLYSVYSESQWTQPSSYRS, encoded by the exons ATGGAGGGTCAGGGAAGGCTGATTGGAGGCCTTgcactggttctactgggcaTTTTAGGAGTGTGCTTGGCATGCGGGCTGCCAATGTGGCGGGAGACATCGTTCGTGGGAGCAAATATTATAACGGCGCAGTCG GTGTGGGACGGTCTGTGGCTGCACTGTATCCTGCAGGCCACAGGACAGATGCAGTGCAAGAGACACACCACCTCCAACACCATGACCTCCGACATCCAGGCCGGACGTGCACTCACGTTGATCTCCATCCTTGCTGGCATTTTGGGATTCCTTGTCACCCTCCTGGGAGGAGGCGTAGCCAACTGTAGCGGGCGTCCGCCTGACCAGCTAGAGCATCTGAGTAACTATTCGTCCAGAAAGAAG GCATGTCTGCTGGGTGGGGCTCTTTGTGTCATAGCAGGCATCCTGTGTCTGATCTCAGCCAGCTGGTCGGCGGCGATCACCATTTCAGTCTACAACGACCCCTTGGTGACAGCAGCCTTGAAGAGGGAGGTGGGCTCCTCCGTCTACATCGGCTGggtctcctccctgctgcttctgctgggaGGAGCTCTCATCTGCATCGTCTGCGGCCAGGAGACGCCTCGACCTCTGCAGTACCTCAACGTGCCCAACAGCAGCGTGGCTccgttcagcagcagctccacccgCCCAGCGTCCATCAGGGCTGACACCATGGGGTCGAACAACTCCAGGATGAGTCGGGCAGCGCAGACCGAACTGCGAGCCTACAACTCCCTGAATAAAGGTCCACCTTTGTACAGCGTCTACAGTGAGTCTCAGTGGACACAACCAAGCAGCTACAGGTCTTAA
- the LOC105417471 gene encoding claudin-4 gives MRTQLVGVGLAFLGFLGTILICGLPMWKVTAFVGSNIVTAQIFWEGLWMNCVFQSTGHSQCKAYDSVLALPQELQASRALICVSIAVSVVAIGLTVVGARCTNFYRDEGLTKSNIGLSGGIVFIIAGVLCIIPVSWSAHTIITGFYNPLPTSERRGELGASIYVGWASGALLVIGGAVLCSTYRC, from the coding sequence ATGCGAACTCAGCTGGTCGGCGTGGGTTTGGCCTTCCTCGGCTTCCTCGGCACCATCCTCATCTGCGGGCTGCCCATGTGGAAGGTGACGGCCTTTGTTGGCTCAAACATCGTCACGGCTCAGATCTTCTGGGAGGGTCTGTGGATGAACTGTGTGTTTCAGAGCACAGGTCACTCGCAGTGCAAGGCCTACGACTCGGTTCTGGCTTTGCCACAGGAGCTGCAGGCCTCCCGGGCGTTAATCTGCGTCTCCATCGCTGTCAGCGTGGTGGCCATCGGACTGACCGTGGTCGGCGCCCGCTGCACTAACTTCTACCGCGATGAAGGATTGACCAAGTCCAACATCGGCCTGTCCGGGGGCATTGTCTTCATCATCGCAGGAGTCTTGTGTATTATTCCTGTCAGCTGGTCCGCTCACACTATCATCACAGGCTTCTACAACCCTCTACCCacatcagagaggaggggggaactggggGCCTCCATTTATGTGGGCTGGGCATCTGGAGCTCTTCTTGTCATTGGCGGAGCGGTTTTATGCAGCACCTACAGATGCTGA
- the LOC101079688 gene encoding claudin-4 isoform X2: protein MVSTGRQILGLALAVIGFLGSIIICALPTWKVTAFIGANIVTAQVIWEGLWMNCVTQSTGQMQCKIYDSLLILPQDLQAARALVVIAIIVGVFGIFLGVVGGKCTNFVQDEAQKCKVAIASGIIFIIAGLLVLIPVCWTANTIIRDFYNPILTNAQRRELGASLYIGWASAGLLFLGGGLLCSSCPPKDYDYDVKYSKARSVDSSKAYV from the coding sequence ATGGTGTCCACGGGAAGACAGATCCTGGGTCTGGCCCTGGCCGTCATCGGCTTCCTGGGGAGCATCATCATCTGCGCCCTCCCCACCTGGAAAGTCACGGCCTTTATCGGGGCCAACATTGTCACCGCTCAGGTGATCTGGGAGGGTTTGTGGATGAACTGCGTAACTCAGAGCACGGGTCAGATGCAGTGCAAGATCTACGACTCCCTCCTGATCCTGCCTCAAGACCTGCAGGCCGCCAGAGCGCTTGTCGTCATAGCGATCATCGTCGGGGTCTTCGGGATCTTTCTCGGAGTGGTGGGCGGCAAGTGCACCAACTTTGTTCAGGATGAAGCCCAGAAGTGCAAAGTGGCCATCGCTTCAGggatcatcttcatcatcgctgGCCTCCTGGTGCTGATCCCCGTCTGCTGGACCGCCAACACCATCATCCGGGACTTCTACAACCCCATCTTGACCAACGCTCagaggagggagctgggggCATCGCTCTACATCGGCTGGGCCTCCGCAGGGCTGCTGTTCCTGGGCGGggggctcctctgcagctcctgccccCCCAAAGACTATGACTATGACGTGAAGTATTCCAAAGCTCGCTCGGTCGACAGCAGCAAAGCGTACGTCTAG
- the cldn29 gene encoding claudin-4 has product MASLGLQILGIGLAVLGWLGNILICMLPLWKVSAFIGNNIVVAQTIWEGLWMTCVVQSTGQMQCKVYDSLLALPPDLQAARAMVVIAILFSLFGLLLSVVGGKCTTCIGDKVAKAKVAISAGVFFILSGALCLVTVSLPANTIIKDFYNPMVPDAQRRELGACLYVGWGASGLLLIGGALLCCQCPSRGDRYTGVKYSAPKSTTPAKEFV; this is encoded by the coding sequence ATGGCATCTTTAGGGTTGCAGATACTGGGCATCGGGCTGGCGGTCCTCGGGTGGCTTGGAAACATCTTGATCTGTATGCTGCCCCTGTGGAAAGTGTCTGCTTTCATCGGGAACAACATTGTGGTGGCTCAGACCATCTGGGAGGGATTGTGGATGACCTGTGTGGTGCAGAGCACCGGCCAGATGCAGTGCAAGGTCTACGACTCCCTGCTGGCTCTGCCTCCGGACCTCCAGGCAGCTCGGGCCATGGTGGTCATCGCCATCCTGTTCTCCCTGTTCGGTCTACTGCTCTCTGTGGTTGGAGGGAAGTGCACCACCTGCATTGGAGACAAGGTAGCAAAAGCAAAGGTGGCCATTTCTGCGGGAGTTTTCTTCATCCTGAGTGGCGCGCTGTGTCTGGTGACTGTGTCTCTGCCTGCTAATACCATCATCAAGGACTTCTACAACCCCATGGTTCCCGACGCCCAAAGGAGGGAGCTGGGAGCATGTTTGTACGTGGGCTGGGGGGCGTCAGGACTGCTGCTCATCGGCGGcgctctcctctgctgtcagtgcCCGTCGCGAGGAGATCGTTATACTGGAGTAAAATACTCGGCGCCTAAATCCACGACACCGGCAAAGGAATttgtctga
- the cldn30d gene encoding claudin-4, with protein sequence MASMGMQMLAGVLCLVGWAGVIISCILPMWRVTAFVGSTIVTSQTIWEGIWMTCVIQSTGQIQCKPYDSLLALSADLQAARALTVLAITVGGVGLILAFIGGKCTRFLDEESNGVKGKVAVAAGAVLIVTGVLLLIPTSWAAGAIVRRFYSASIDAQRREIGACLYIGWGSSILLILGGGLFISSACPLKAHDEDKSPSVRYLVVRSSNGSTRAGSRGPTAQIPPIVPRPANYEMSSTKLYTGPLGGVAPEQSSRQESEASWASTTKSRLKKPESEHSEAPSTKSQLKQAMDESLLANGENEDSSANPTRTYL encoded by the coding sequence ATGGCTTCCATGGGGATGCAGATGTTGGCGGGCGTCCTCTGCCTGGTGGGATGGGCAGGGGTCATCATCAGCTGCATACTGCCCATGTGGCGCGTCACCGCCTTCGTGGGAAGCACCATTGTCACGTCCCAGACCATCTGGGAGGGCATCTGGATGACCTGTGTGATCCAGAGCACCGGCCAGATCCAGTGTAAGCCCTATGACTCCCTGCTGGCTCTCAGCGCCGACCTGCAGGCCGCCAGGGCTCTGACCGTCCTCGCCATCACTGTAGGAGGCGTGGGCCTGATTCTGGCCTTCATCGGAGGGAAATGCACGCGCTTCCTAGATGAAGAAAGCAACGGCGTGAAAGGTAAGGTGGCTGTAGCGGCGGGGGCCGTGCTGATCGTCACGGGGGTCCTCCTTCTCATCCCCACCTCCTGGGCAGCGGGGGCCATTGTGAGGAGGTTCTACAGCGCCTCTATCGATGCTCAGCGGAGGGAGATCGGAGCCTGTCTCTACATCGGGTGGGGTTCCTCGATCTTGCTCATTCTGGGAGGGGGTCTGTTCATCAGCTCAGCGTGCCCCCTGAAAGCTCACGACGAAGACAAGAGCCCCTCCGTGCGCTACCTGGTGGTCCGCTCCTCCAACGGGTCCACCCGCGCAGGGTCCAGAGGGCCTACGGCACAAATTCCGCCCATTGTCCCCCGGCCCGCCAACTACGAAATGTCGTCGACTAAACTGTACACGGGGCCTCTTGGGGGGGTGGCGCCGGAGCAGAGCTCCCGGCAGGAGTCGGAGGCGTCGTGGGCATCGACCACGAAGTCTCGGCTGAAGAAACCGGAGTCCGAACACAGCGAGGCGCCGTCGACAAAGTCTCAGCTGAAACAAGCGATGGACGAGAGTTTACTGGCCAACGGCGAGAACGAGGACTCATCCGCGAACCCAACGAGGACGTACCTGTGA
- the cldnd gene encoding claudin-like protein ZF-A89 — MASTGLQILGIFLATIGSLGDIIVCALPMWKVSAFIGNNIVTAQIFWEGLWMNCVKQSTGQMQCKVYDSMLALPRDLQAARALVVISILIALMGILLSVAGAKCTNCIEEETAKSKVGIAAGVFFIISGILCLIPVSWSANTVIRDFYNPIMNDAQRRELGAALFIGWGAAGLLLIGGALLCCQCKQSKDSRYSIKYSAPRSAASAGAYV, encoded by the coding sequence ATGGCCTCTACCGGACTCCAGATCCTTGGCATTTTTCTGGCGACCATCGGCTCCCTGGGCGACATCATTGTCTGTGCTCTGCCCATGTGGAAGGTCTCTGCCTTCATCGGCAACAACATTGTGACGGCGCAGATCTTCTGGGAGGGCCTCTGGATGAACTGTGTGAAGCAGAGCACCGGCCAGATGCAGTGCAAGGTCTACGACTCCATGCTGGCTCTGCCTCGTGACCTCCAGGCTGCCCGGGCCCTTGTGGTGATCTCCATCTTGATCGCCTTGATGGGGATCCTGCTGTCCGTCGCTGGGGCAAAGTGCACCAACTGCATTGAAGAAGAAACTGCCAAGAGTAAGGTGGGCATTGCTGCCGGTGTGTTCTTCATCATCAGCGGGATCCTCTGCCTGATCCCAGTGTCCTGGTCTGCAAACACGGTCATCAGAGACTTCTACAACCCGATCATGAACGACGCACAGAGGAGGGAGCTTGGGGCGGCGCTGTTCATCGGCTGGGGAGCGGCGGGCCTCCTGCTCATCGGCGGTGCCCTTCTCTGCTGTCAATGCAAGCAGAGCAAGGACAGCCGCTACTCCATCAAGTATTCAGCCCCCCGGTCTGCAGCCAGCGCAGGAGCTTATGTTTGA
- the LOC101079915 gene encoding claudin-4, which translates to MASQGLQIMGVMLAFLGWLGTIITCALPMWRVTAFVGANIVTAQVIWEGLWMNCVVQSTGQMQCKVYDSMLALPQDLQAARAMVIISVIVGVFGVLMAVVGGKCTNCMEDEAAKAKACITAGVIFIIAALLILIPVSWSAHAVIRDFYNPLVIAAQRRELGAALYIGWGSSGLLLLGGGLLCNNCPPKDGRPYIPAKFAPTRATSSNVDYV; encoded by the coding sequence ATGGCTTCTCAGGGGCTCCAGATCATGGGAGTAATGTTAGCCTTCCTCGGCTGGCTAGGCACCATCATCACCTGCGCGTTGCCCATGTGGAGGGTCACCGCCTTCGTGGGGGCCAACATTGTCACCGCTCAGGTCATCTGGGAGGGCCTGTGGATGAACTGCGTGGTCCAGAGCACCGGTCAGATGCAGTGTAAGGTGTACGACTCCATGCTGGCGCTGCCTCAGGACCTGCAGGCTGCCAGGGCCATGGTGATCATCTCAGTGATCGTGGGGGTGTTTGGCGTCCTCATGGCCGTGGTCGGAGGGAAGTGCACCAACTGCATGGAGGACGAAGCGGCTAAGGCCAAAGCCTGCATCACAGCCGGAGTCATCTTCATAATAGCCGCCCTGTTGATCCTGATCCCGGTTTCGTGGTCGGCTCATGCTGTGATCAGGGACTTTTACAACCCCCTAGTGATCGCCGCCCAGAGGAGGGAGCTCGGAGCCGCTCTCTATATCGGCTGGGGTTCTTCTgggctgttgctgctgggagGGGGTCTCCTCTGCAACAACTGCCCCCCAAAAGATGGTCGTCCTTACATTCCTGCCAAGTTTGCCCCTACGAGAGCTACATCTTCCAATGTGGACTATGTGTAA